CCGGTgactttcatttattttgtgtCCATTCCTTCAGCTGTTGTTGTGAATAAATTACCATGTTGCTCGTAGATGTGTATTCAGGTGTCTCCTCCAACTCGTCTAATTTTCCAATGAGAAAGGTGCATGCCTTTGCTCTCTAGGCTCTACTTAATATCCATCAGCTATTCCTTTagaataaatgttttgtttCTACTGTTATTTGTCTAGTCCGTCTCTGTGCTGACTTGAGGCTGTGTTGTCAGTGATACTTTTACAAGGATTCTCTCTAGTAGTAGTGCAATATTTTCAGATCACAGGCTAGATTCGCCAGCCAAGGAGTCGTCGAGCGCCACTAATGGGTCTCAGGAGGATGACTTTATAGACGCAGTCGATGAGTTGCCAACTGACATGTTCAAGCCTGCAGTTCCTGACAGTGggtattaaaatgttgtaaggAGGGAATGCTTGTAGTTTCTATTTAGTTCAAAATGTGTTTGTGAAGCTTTGGTTATCTTTTATCACCAGTCTATTTCAAATAATTCTACTACAGGTCATTCTTTTCTTGGACTCTTCCTGGTCATTCTCTTCCTAGGCATTCTCTTCTTGGTCATTCTCTTCTTGGTCATTCTCTTCCAGGTCCTTCTCTTCCTGGTCATTCTCTTCCTGGTCATTCTCTTCCTGGTCATTCTCTTCCTGGTCATTCTCTTCCTGGTCATTCTCTTCTTGGTCATTCTCTTCTTAGTCATTCTTTTCCTGGTCATTCTTTTCCTGGTCATTCTCTTCTTGGTCAATCTTTTCTTGGTCATTCTCTTTCTGATCATTCTCTTTCTGGTCATTTTCTTCCTGGTCATTCTCTTCCTGGTCATTCTCTTCCTGGTCATTCTCTTCCTGGTCATTCTCTTCCTGGTCATTCTCTTCTTGGTCGTTCTCTTCCAGGTCATTCTCTTCTTGGTCATTCTCTTCCAGGTCATTCTCTTCCAGGTCATTCTCTTCTTGGTCATTCTCTTCCAGGTCCTTCTCTTCCAGGTCCTTCTCTTCCAGGTCCTTCTCTTCCAGGTCATTCTCTTCCCGGTCCTTCTCTTCCAGGTCATTCTTTTCTAGTTCATTCTCTTCTTGGTCATTCTTTTCCTGGTCATTCTCTTCTTGGTCAATCTTTTTTCGGTCATTCTCTTTCTGGTCATTCTCTTCCAGGTCCTTCTCTTCCAGGTCCTTCTCTTCCAGGTCCTTCTCTTCCAGGTCCTTCTCTTCCAGGTCATTCTCTTCCCGGTCCTTCTCTTCCAGGTCATTCTTTTCTAGTTCATTCTCTTCTTGGTCATTCTTTTCCTGGTCATTCTCTTCTTGGTCAATCTTTTTTCGGTCATTCTCTTTCTGGTCATTCTCTTCCAGGTCCTTCTCTTCCAGGTCCTTCTCTTCCAGGTCCTTCTCTTCCAGGTCCTTCTCTTCCAGGTCCTTCTCTTCCAGGTCCTTCTCTTCCAGGTCCTTCTCTTCCAGGTCCTTCTCTTCCAGGTCCTTCTCTTCCAGGTCCTTCTCTTCCAGGTCCTTCTCTTCCAGGTCCTTCTCTTCCAGGTCATTCTCTTCGAGGTCATTCTCTTCGAGGTCATTCTTTTCGAGGTCATTCTCTTCGAGGTCATTCTCTTCCTGGTCATTCTCTTCCAGGTCATTATTTTCCAGTTCATTCTCTTCTTGTTCATTCTCTTCCATTAACTTATGAATCAGTTGTCCGACTCATTATCTATAGCATGCTGAGGTAACGACTGTATCATGGCTATATTCTCTGGTTTATGTGTAGTCTTCACTTAACCACAGGATTATGTTTTGAAGACCCCATTTTCGTTAAATGAACCCCCACTTCAAGCCTCCTTTCCATACATATCGGCTATTTACATTGTACTGGACTTCACCTTTTTATGGTTTTTGAATAATATGAGTAAACCTTTAACAAATACATGAAATTGTAACTTTTgcatgtgcatcagcatgtaaaAATCTTAAGCTACCATAGAGTGCATTGCGGTATTTTTACCCATTCGTCGTACCTTTTTggcatttctctttttgtttAGCATTTATATTTACCATCAGTCTTTGTCATAGTGCTTCAACTACAGCAGATATTAGTTAGCCAAACACCCGatcctgtatatgtataaaaacaATGTCATGTCTAGAGTATTTGTTAATATCTATACATTCATGGTTGCTCCAATGGTTTTATGAAACATGTTGTCTTTTTATTCTCCTTTAGCTTCCTTTAGCATATGTTCAACAATTTTCACAATGTTTGACATGTTGTCGTGACTCCAAGTTGTCATCAACTGAGGACTACACGTATTTGGCCCAAAATCGCTGATGTGCAGTCAGtagatttatttttacatagctatcgttatataaaaatattcctCAAACTTATTTTATCCTAGCCATTTACATAAATTCTGTAGGGAGTCACAAATGTGTTGTGCTATGTGCAAACAACTTCATGTTATTTTAAAGGAAACTCATATATCATCATATATCTGTAAACTTTGCACCATTCATGTATTTGATGCTTCTATAAACCTCATCTATGATTTGAGTTTCAAAGTCATCATAAAATATGCCCATCACTGCTTTGCAGTGTCTAAAAGATGCCCATCACTGGCTTGCAATGTTTAAAAGATGCCTATCACTGGCTTGTAATGTTTAAAAGATGCCCATCACTGGCTTGCAATGTTTAAAAGATGCCCATCACTGCTTTGCAATGTTTAAAAGAATTGCTTTAAGTTTGATCAATAAATCATATCTTTCTTTGTAACTGCTCTTGTCTATTTTTGGCTCAGACTCAATGTTATGTTTTAACCTAGTCTACACCTATACACTACTGAAGATCTGATAACAGTATTAGTGTCTGTTAGCTCTACAGAGGCAGCACAATGTCGGCATGCCATCACCCTGCTTTTTGTCATCTGTTTTACAGTGTTCAACACGACTGCTGATCTGGGAGTCCTTGACCGAGCAGCTCGTATGAAACCATCTGTAAGTGCATTGCTTTATTtactaacaattaattcttaAAAGTCGGAATTAATTTcctaaaaaaattcattgttgCTATGCAACAAGCGCAACCAACCAAATTGACCATGCAATGTCAGAAAGCCGCATGATGTGGCTTGCCTACTTAAAGAGTTAACATCAATGGTACATGAGATTCGTCCCCTCTTGATATATTCTAATTACACGTAGTTAGATTGGTAAAGAATGGCTTGCTATCACCTCGGTAGCTTTTTAGCTATGGTTCAGCATGGTTTATTGTTATAACTGTTAGCAATTCTCTGTTGATCTCTTGTCTGTTGTCCTTAACTCGTAAATAAATGCTTCAAGTAATTCTATAGTTTTACTTACTATGTTTATTCCAGCCAATCTGTTTCTTTTTTTCATCATAAAGGTAGGTTGAAATAGTAAAGTTGCCTACCAAACTTCCAACTTATCTACCTACTATGTACGTCTTTCATTTTTGTTACGTAGTTTCGTGAGTCTGGTTTGGCCAAGCAGTCTCTCTACCAGAAGTTTGACCCTCTAGTTGAACCGGCACTACCCGATTACAAAGTGTAAGTCTTTCTCAATTTTTCTGTCTCTGCAATTGTTTTACTGTTTCAAAGCAAGATGTTTCACAGAAACGCTTATAAACCTCTtctaatatataaacatattggTTTGATTCAGTTTTGTACTCATAGTCAAGCTGGCAGTCTTTTAGGCTTGACACGGTGGTGTGTTCactgttacaaaaaattttcaacaaatgattttgttccatatttttaagaatttttgaattaaaaatatGGAACAAGCAGTCCATATTTCACAACTTCTTCCATCGTCAAAAGACATTGTgtgtgaaataatttttttagtgcGCGTTTTGCAAACAACTTGTTTCCTCAATAGGATTCTTTTCAAAGTCTCAGAATTTTTGCTGATTCGGCAATCGTGTTTTTATCTTGAGCCAATCTGTATCAAACAATGTTTCAATCTGTTTTATTGAAGAAAGAAAGTACTATTAGTTACAACTCTAAGCAGGTATACCATATCTCTTAGGTAGGCTCCCTGTTTTAGTTTGCACTTTCATGGAAATAACTGTGACCAAAAATCGTCTCGGCTAGTAATCCTGTAGTGACAGACATTCTCAATCTTCAGCAAACCTCTAGGTACTATGGCAAAATGTCTCTACACATGCAGCACGTACTTACGCATGTAGCCACTTTGTCATGGTTAGATTTCTTTTTGCGAGAATTTCACTTTAGTGAATCTATAATTGATGCTAATGTTGCTTTGTATTTAACACTGAATTTTAGCAGAACGTGTTAAAATTAACCTGTGACAGGAATTATACAAACTATACAGCTTTTTCGTATTCTATTTTGTAAACTcacttttagatttgcttcccTGTGTCTGCCTTTTATGCAATGGTGTTTTCAAATGCTAACAACTATAAACGTGTTGTTACTGTTACCTACATATACGTCCTATAGGCATATATAGTACAAACTTGCAAATGTTGACGTTTTCATATTCATAGAGCGGCTAAAAATAGTTTGCAGAGCCCAAACAACGCTCATAAATACTTCTGGTAATTTGCATAGAGTGTTATAATAATAGCATTtttattaaactatttataaatCAAATAAACGAAGAAAACTAAATCATACCTAGAAAATTTAATAGTCgagtaataatcaataaaaagatGTTTGTCGTCCCTTTATTGTTATGTTAGGTGAATTGAGGTGTAGCCTCGGTGATATAGTGTGTGTAGGTGATGATagtttaccctaggacacttatgtattcgcctcatctaactttcacaTTTTCGcgaagtcatcctctcgcgaaaacttcatgtgcgaaactaatctatcataacgaacgagcgaaaacacgAAATTAtgtagctttgttcattgatagtccaagaaacaaatggcagcaagcgatcaaattgcattatcgacctcgcccacaccattctacctgcggttctcaattacaaactagtcccaagttgaaatttttttcttataggtgaactgaacctgagaaatctaattatttttgttccactggatttattttcacatcactaaaTTTTTGCACTCaacagagctgcgaaattaagtcgcatcgaaattttactctgtatgctactcacgaaactaaatactagcgaaatataagtgtcttagggtaagCCAGTTTAAATTGGCCTTTAAGAAGAATAGGTAGTCCAAATTTAATTCAACATTATTAgatgttgtttttattgttatgtttgatatttttacattttatctttaATTATCACGTCCAGCCTTTTTACTTCTACTAGTTCCATGCTTGctttttattcaatttaatGATGGTTCTTTCATAAAGGTTGCATAGGGGTTGCATAGGTTCATTGGGGTTGCACTGGGCGCAATGCGGCAACAGACTGCAAAATTTGTGCTCTCTCtcctttaaaatttaaaaacattcagTAAAGTAATGAGTAATGAatcaaaaaagagaaaaaaagcCATTTTCTGACACTAATAAAGAAGAGCAGATAGACGATTTCGACAGTCAGACTTCTGAAGAAGAAGAAacaagtagagtaataaaatcCAATCAGTACATTTTGTCCAGGATCAAATCTCTTCACAAGAAAATAGATCACACCAAAAGGACTAAAACTACCTGTGACATTTTGGGTAAGCCAGAAAACCCACAGATAGTAATAGATTGTACTGCTGCCGGTTATGACGTTTTCAAACTTGGTGTCGTGATTCATCtatcatctgtatatataaatctcgtgtcaggctaatggcaggtggcagacaactacattctcctgccactgtttataagctgtttttaaatcCCCGGGTATTCCACTAGTCCAATTATGCAGTGGAGTCAACCAAGTAGAACATAGACTATTCTGGTCTCATTGTTCACCCCAATATTTCAGCATTGTACACTGTGAATTTACAACACAGTGGAATACTGATAAACAGCATACAAATCTTGACATCTTCTTTTCCCACTATGAACAGATATTAAGCACCCTcacaaaaaatcacaaaaagtctttaaaaaagagcaaataaaaacaaaatgcaTCGGTGACCTTTCAGCACTGTCTTTATCCAGTTCTTCATATCAGATCGGCATCCCTGCGTCTGTCTACAATTAATTATGAAGCCTCAACGAGTGCTTCATGCACTGCTTTAGAAAAGTTGCAGAAACATTTAAGAACTGCTCAAAATTAAGTGCTACAGTAAAATTCCTAATCTCCAGATTTGCGGAATTAGAAGCAAAAATTGACAAGTTACAATCAACATCTATTTCTACAGAGAATCATAAGGCTGAATTCAAGCAAACGAAATAACTGAACAATAACAATCTTTAGGCTAAACGATATCAAACGACGAGCTATGCAAAGGTCACTATCCAACGAGCTCAAGGAACTAAAAGTTCTTATGTTGAGACAGAACAATCGCcatgtccaatttcaacgatCAAGGAAACAATCAACCAATGCCACAATTGCGTTTAAACCCAGAAAGTAAATCatgcaacaaacaaaatatccCTTCAACTTCAAATCTTACCCTAATTATGGATGTTGATCAATGTATTACAGTCACAGCTGTCGATCAACTAGCGCAACCTAAACAACAGAAAACTGTTTTTGTTGGAAAAATATTGTGGTTTCAATTCGACATAACTCTTTACATAAACCATTCAACCAAGACACGGTACGGAAAGCTATTAACTATCAGTATTATCTTTGAACTCGTAACTTGTTACAACTTCAAGTCAGGAAACCTTAGGATTATGATCTAGTTCTGATTGCGAGGCATTGCCATAGGATCACTGGAGATCTGATCTGTTTGATGGATCGTTCTGCGGCTGTCCATTGATCCGAGTTCTCTTAAAGAGAATGTTGTTATTGCCAAGGGTGTCCCACTCAATGTTTATTAGATGACAATAACATTAATCAAGATATCAAAGATACTGACCCTAAGTCTTTATAGAAACATTGTTCAAAGATAGTAAAAGATAGGTCTTCGAAGGTTAAGTTTTCCTAATCCCAATTCTACGGAAATACCATTTCATATGGGATAAATATACGATCGGCTCATTATTTATGTCATGCTGAACCTTTAAAATGGTGGGATGAAACCTCTAAAGGGTTTCCATTGTCCATCTGAATATTAGAGGTTTCCAAAATGGATTAAGTCAAAATCTTCCAAAATGGATTAAGTCAAGTATTTGAGttttaagtataaatttaaatttatttgtttttgtaaaacatttcatGGACCCGGCCATGGTGCTGATTACTTTAAACTTCCAGATTACTATATGGTAAGAAATGATAAGAACTATCACCAGGGTGGTGGCTTGTTATGCTATATTCACAATTCCATTATTTTCAAGTACTCGGAATTTGCAATTAATGAAATTGATACTGACAGTCTTTCCACTAAAGTCATTCCAGTCATTTAGAGACTTTACATAATGTCTTCTGTTTATAGACCTTCAAATTCAACAGTAGATtggataacaaaattttcagacTAAAGAGCTGAAAGAGTGTTACAGCAACACTGAAGAAATTTTGGTACTGGGTGATTTCGATGTCAACTTGTTGAACATGAACGAGGGGTCCAATTggaaaagcaaaatatttagttCTTTGTCTTTAAAATAGTTAATTAGTGAACCAACAAGGGTAACTGCAAACTCTTCGACATTAATTGATCATGTCTACACAAATTGTTTTCATCACGCCAAGTTTTTGGCATACTTAAATCGTCTATGAGTGATCATAATGTGGTATTCATCGTAAAAAGAGTTGGCGTCACACAACTCATTTCCCCGGAAACTCCCTTATAGGGATTGCTCCAGATTTGTGCCTGACGATGTTTCAAATGAGTTGTCTTACATCGGATGGAATGATATTCTGATTGAAAAGAACACTAATGATACGattaatctatttaatcaaGTTTTCTTTAGCTGTCAATAAATTGGTACCTCCTAAAACTAGAAAAGTCAAGTCAGAATCTTTACCTGTTTAAAAATCTTTACCTAGTTTGAAAAACTGCAGAGACTTGACTGCTTACAAAAAGCAGCACAATTTTGTCAAGAATcttattaaaagaaaaaaaatattatgtattGACGAAATTGTTAAACgtgatacatgtaaatttttgcAAGTTTTGAATGTTAAAGATAAGAAACCTCAAAGCTGTGACATTGGTTTGACATTTTCAGAACTCAACTCACATTTCGTGTCcgttgcaagtaaactttcaagTTCCATTTTACCGTCCTCTAATCCTTATTTGTCCAAATACTGATTTGAAGATTATATTGAATAAGTTTCCAAAATTTACTCCTCGTGATCTTGTAAAATAAATGAGTAACATACCTTCGTAATTCAAAAGCAACAGGTTTAGACAATATTCCATGAAAATGTTAAAAGCAACTCTTCCATTCATTGCTCCTATTATCAGATTTGTTTAACAGATTGATTGATAAATACTGATTGATGGCTGTTTTCCTTTGGCATGGAAGCATGCCTGCACGGTTACTCCTTTGTTCAAAGAAGGAGATTCAAGCAACCCATCGAATTTCCGCCCTCTTTCAGGACTcctattttatctaaagtttttgaaaagcactTAAATATCTACATCCATTCTCATTTGTTCAACAATGGTATTTTAAATCCTTATCAGTGTGGTTTCCGAAAAATTCACTCATGCGCTGAtgctgtttataaactgatctCAGACTGTTTAAATCTTAAAACAAGGGATGGAAAGATTTGCTTAACATTtttggatttcagcaaagctGTTGActgtcaatcacaaaatattatttcataaaCTGAAATTAACTGGTTTTAGAAGTAAATTCCTGCAAATACTTCAATcttatttttcaaaaacggACGTCAAAAGGTTGTCAACAATTGGTTTGGTTGCAGTGGACCCTCTATACAGTGGACCTttgccatacgattttaattcgttccagtgttaGCATGGTAAGGCGAAAATtctgtatagaggggtatagaaacccatagtaaatatctaatgcaaacatcccctgttAAAAGcatcaaaaaataatatattaaaaagttaaaaattagtaacaaaataatatgttaaccttcgcaactatagttacttacagtaacgTTAGTGTATTTGATGGTTATGGTCtccaataaaatgtaacgttacaatgtactatgtgcagtatgtacctTAGGGAGTTTTTACTTTTGAGGCAGACATTTAcaataaatgttgaatttatcttaaatgaatttatcttactaaacacatacataaagctaagttttagtatatatttttaattgtttcacTGAACTTCTTTTTaatcgctaaaattttatcactcatctgtttccagtttcgttttcacaataactaataatgaataatgtTGAACTGAGCGAGAtcaagcatcgtatctctttcattaATTGTTAAAGGGGTTTCGGCAAATAGTATTTGACATCTTTGTTATTCCGTCCTAAttagcacaccgactgccaagtTTGAATTTCGGGAGAAGTTTTTATTGATATCATATGGCAAAAAATATCGTGTACGGAGATGgtgaaaaagcatcatgttctACATCGTAGGCTGGAAAAATTGTATAAAAGGGTCATCGTAAccgggtgcactgtatataatgcatgttttattactatttgtAACTACCTGCAGTGGTGATCACTGCTTATCAGAGGTTTCTTAACTGCCGAGGTTATCGAATGAATTACATTGTACACTTTTGGGACTCATTACCACAACGTTTTAAGCAGAGCTCGAAATGAATCAACTTCATATGCAGAGAACTGACTGCGGAATATGTTGGTCTTTAAAATTGTTGTAGTACTCGAAAGACTTGATAGTTATTCGAATGAATCGAATCTGAAAGTGTAATCGAATCTCCAgcgataataaaattattgctttTCATTATCAGAATCATTAAGAATTCAGGTAACTATCAGGCAAACAGCGAGTTGTGAGATATAACTGGTCAGGCAATCTCTGTTAAACGGTCAATGGCGTTCTTAGGTGCTACAAGTGGACTCGCACACAATGACCGTATTGAGATAGAGATTGTTAAATGCCTGCAGTGTCACCGGTTCATTACTACTATGAATATGGTCTGACAGTCTTATACTCAGCTCTATAAAGAGCTATCCAGTGTATAGAGAGGAAGTGGGGCTGGCTCAGCAGctcttttcaactattttactcgAAATTCTTCAGCATTGCTCATTTATCTCGCCACAAAATCTATGGAAGCAAGTATGGAAATATATGAACAGCTGTATCAGTATGTAGTTTACTGATCCTTTTCTATGATAAGCTATTATTCGAGTCCTCAGAAAAGAACACCTTTAGATCGATATTCTTCTCATCACATTATTGGTATTAGTTAATAATGCTTAGCTCTCTAACTAGCAATTTCCAATTGCTACTTTAGAGAAATATTCTTGAGTAATTTACCTTCAAGATAATTGTTGGTCAAGTTTACGCAGGAGTTGTCAGTACCACATGtcatgcatttcataatagctAAGATTTGCATTACCTTACGTCTCACGATAGATTTGCACAATCTTACTCATCGTACATATATACTCACATGACTTGCCCAGCTTCAATAAATAGTGGGCTTAAAATATTGGGATTTGCTAATAGTAGTAATTTTGTTGTTTATAGTTTCTAGTTCATTAATCAGATTTTTTctaataaaactgaaaaattttgaaaaaatagttttgaaaTCTGTTTACAaaaaaccatttgaaaaatattttcatggaCAGTACATTTTTGGGATTAAAACATGCGTGCCTTCGTTTTAAGTAAATTTTTCACCAGTCAACGCGTTTGACTCTCTGGGATTTCCATGATCAAAAAATTGGGTTTGTGTCAGGCAGAGAACCCTATTTTAGATTTTAGATAACCTTATGCTCTGCCATTGTTTGACGCTCTGCCATTTGGTTGATGCTGGAGGTTACATTCCGAATGTGGATGACTTGTGAACTCATTCACAGGGAGTGTCTTCGTGCCATTctgttaaaaacttttaataacaACATCCCTTAGCTCTAGTATTAACAAATGTCCTTAGAATTGATGCGTATACGTAATGTACAGGTACTGTGTTTTCGATAGAGTGTTAAAGCTGGTCTACGCTGATGTCATTCACACCCTTTGTGAGTTCAATCCCTGACCATATGTAGGCATACAAGGTTTTTTCATATCTGCTCATAATCTTGGCACTGAATTAGATTCCACTGGTTCAGCACATAATTAGGCTAAGACAATATGTGACAATGGCAGAAGTTTAGGAATCAACAGCACTTTTTTCAGAACTAGAATTGATGTGGTGTGTTGTTAATACGACCTTTATTGTTGaccaaatacatgtagcttGCCCGACATTATTGGTAAATGTACCTAGCAATGCGACCAAGGTTTTGTAGGTATATTTGTGACATCTGCATGAAGCATAGATTTATCTCTCTGCTTTTAACTGTTTGTGtagtttgttggtttttactagATTAGCAAATGTATAAAAGTTCCAATTTCTAGTATTTTAATTACCCTACAGCTGTGTTTCAGTATGTTTGGAATGCTTAAAATTCATTTTAACTTGCAAATAGTTATGAACTTTCGCCTATAGAGACACCATTTGATCAGGGCACTGACCTTATTGATCTGATAGGTAGTTCAAGCCAAACATCGCTGTTTGCATTGTTTAGCCAGTGTGCTCTATTGAAGTATAAGTAGTGACACCGTTGTTTGAGCAGTCGCCAATGTGAATCAGGTTGCTTGCTGACTCATTTATCAACATTTATCATATCGTTTGTTTAGAGAGGAATCTCTGTGCCTCATCGGAGAGTTTGATGCTACGAAAATAGCAGAACCTGAGACAAAAGACGTCGACAGGCTCCTTGATATAACAATACCGGCCGATGGTGGTAATGTAGCTGTGAGTTTCTTTTGACTCTagtatcttttcatttcatgGCTGCATAATTAGTACACAAATTCACCAAAACTATGCTTAGTGAAGACAGTCTAGCCCAGGTATGAATGCTTGCAGGCTGGAAAGGTATTTGCTGGTGGTTTGTAATGCCTTGTAATCATTTGGACTTGTAATCATTCCGAAGGGTTGGCAATTCCCAGGAGTAACTGCGATGAGTCGGGAAGCATGAGTCATGCAGCATTACACGTTTGCCTTCCATTATTTATCGCTGCCAGTCATAAAAGACTGTGCAGCTTGGGCTCTTATCTGGCAGCATTGAATAGTCTGCTTAGAGACTGTAAATATAGCCGTGTATCTAATCAGTTATTCTATTGAATAATCAATACTCGTGTAGAGTTGCTAGCATAGCTCCTAAGTGGGCTTTCTCGCTGAGGTTTGGAGGGGCATGGAAAGTGCAAGTGAGTGGTAGGTGAGTGCACTGTACTGTAGTAGAGGTCTGTCTACACATTTTGGTAGATTTGCAAGTTCTGAGTTAAATGTGCGCTTGCAGCCTACTGACTGTGGTAGGTACATATACTTACTGTGGTAGATACATATACTGACTGTGGTAGGTACATATACTGACTGTTGTAGGTAGATATATTTACTGTGGTAGGTACGTATATTGACTGTTGTAGGTAGATATACTGACTGTTGTAGGTAGATATACTGACTGGTAGTTACATATATTGACTGTTGTAGGTAGATATGCTGACTGTGCTagctatataatgtatatagacTGATAGCTACATGCACTGACTGGTATGTCTGTTGTGTCTACTGAGGTAGGTACATAC
The sequence above is drawn from the Watersipora subatra chromosome 5, tzWatSuba1.1, whole genome shotgun sequence genome and encodes:
- the LOC137396663 gene encoding DNA ligase 1-like — encoded protein: MEENEQEENELENNDLEENDQEENDLEENDLEKNDLEENDLEENDLEEKDLEEKDLEEKDLEEKDLEEKDLEEKDLEEKDLEEKDLEEKDLEEKDLEEKDLEEKDLEENDQKENDRKKIDQEENDQEKNDQEENELEKNDLEEKDREENDLEEKDLEEKDLEEKDLEEKDLEENDQKENDRKKIDQEENDQEKNDQEENELEKNDLEEKDREENDLEEKDLEEKDLEEKDLEENDQEENDLEENDLEENDQEENDLEENDQEENDQEENDQEENDQEENDQEENDQEENDQKENDQKENDQEKIDQEENDQEKNDQEKND